DNA sequence from the Paenibacillus physcomitrellae genome:
CAACAGGGGCGCTCCCGGTCATTTCTCTGACCAGAGGCGCCCCTCATTTGTATTCAGTATTCAGTCTGTTCCGGGTTCTAGGTCCAGCGTGCGGCCCACAGCTTCATTTCATGACAGATGACATGCAGATCATGTCCTTTAGGGGTCAAAGAATATTCCACCGTAACGGGCACGGTCGGGAACACCTCGCGTTCGAGAACGCCCTGTTCCTCCAAATGCCGCAGCGTACTGGTCAAAGCGCGCGGGCTGACACTCGGAATGCGCCGCTGCAGTTCGCCGAAACGCAGTTTGCCGCAGAACAGTTCCCGGATGACGAGGAACGCCCATTTCCCGCCAAGCACATTCAGCGTTTTCTCAATATTGCATTCAATATGTACGGGTTCTTTAGGAATATAGCTGCTTGCCTTTTTAGCTGTTTTCATAGGTTTTCCTCCTCTATGGAACTAACTATACAAGGTATAGTATCTTCTCTAATTATAATTAAGTGAAAATCATTTCACTTCTTTAAATCATATATGAACTTTATTAGAATGAAAAGGGTTACTCCCAACAAACAACCTAAGGAGGTACAACGAACATGAAATACCGGAGATTAGGCGGAAGTGGACTTAAAGTCAGTGAAATTAGCTTGGGCAGCTGGCTTACATATGGTGGTTATGTGGAACGGGAAAATGCGGTGAACTCGATTAAAACCGCGTACGATTTGGGGATCAACTTCTTTGATACAGCGAACGTTTACGAGAAAGGCGCTGCCGAGGAATTGGTAGGCAAAGCGCTCAAGGAATATCCTCGTGAATCTTATGTGCTGGCGACCAAAGCCTTTTGGCCAATGGGCGAAGGCCCGAATGACCGCGGTTTGTCCCGCAAGCATATTACGGAGCAGGCCAATGCCAGCTTGAAGCGTCTCGGACATGATTATGTGGATATTTTCTACTGCCACCGTCATGATCCGGAAACGCCGCTGCATGAAACCCTCCGCGCGATTGACGACCTGGTTCGTCAAGGCAAAGTGCTGTATGTGGGCGTGAGCGAATGGCAGGCTTCCCAAATTGCGGAAGCGCTTGGCGTTGCCGACCGTTATCTGCTGGACCGCATCGTCGTGAACCAGCCGATCTACAACATGTTTGAACGTTATATCGAGAAGGAGATCATTCCGCTCAGCGAACGTTCCGGCATCGGACAAGTCGTATTCTCCCCGCTGGCCCAAGGCCTGCTGACAGGCAAATACACATCTGCTTCCGACATCCCGCAGGACAGCCGCGCGGCCAAGCTGGACTGGATGCGCAAAGGCATTTCGGAAGAGAAGATCAACAAGGTGCATCAGCTTGAAGGCATTGCTAAAGAGCTGGGCATTTCCGTCGGCAATCTGGCGCTCGCCTGGATTCTGCGTCAAAACAACGTAGCCAGCGCCCTGGTTGGCGCAAGCCGTCCGGAGCAGGTGACGGAAAATGCGAAAGCTTCCGGCATCGAGCTGAGCGAAGATGTGCTGAACCGCATTGAAGACATTTTGAAATAATCAGGTTTGAGAAGAAGTATTAAGAAATAATTGCAAAGATTAATATAGGAACGATCGTCTTGTAAAAAGCGGATGTACCCCTCTCGAAGCGGGTATATTCCGCTTTTTTGCTATTAGGAAACCGGCTTGAAAGAGGCAGGGAGAGCCGGACTGCGGCAATATCTCATTTTAACGATTCAAATAGGAAACTTCCGTCGATTCACGGCATAGATCGGAAGATCGAAGCATGGAAAGCGCTTTATTTTGTCTTCTATAATATCACCGAAAGCTTATTCGTAAGCTAATCGGTTCTAAGAAGGAGGTAGAGTTATGAGTGTCAACAGTACGGTCCCCATCAAGGCGGCAAAGGAAGGGGAAACCCGGTTTGTGGTGGAGAACGGGAAGCTTAAGCTTAAGATTGATCTGGAGAAGGGGGAGTACTCCTGCAGCGGGGAAGGGTTCGCGGAGCTTGCCGGGCTGAAAAGTGCGTTCCGCTGGAACGGACGCGAGTATGATTCAGGACATTATGAAATCCATAAATTGAAAGAACCGGTTCAGG
Encoded proteins:
- a CDS encoding aldo/keto reductase family protein is translated as MKYRRLGGSGLKVSEISLGSWLTYGGYVERENAVNSIKTAYDLGINFFDTANVYEKGAAEELVGKALKEYPRESYVLATKAFWPMGEGPNDRGLSRKHITEQANASLKRLGHDYVDIFYCHRHDPETPLHETLRAIDDLVRQGKVLYVGVSEWQASQIAEALGVADRYLLDRIVVNQPIYNMFERYIEKEIIPLSERSGIGQVVFSPLAQGLLTGKYTSASDIPQDSRAAKLDWMRKGISEEKINKVHQLEGIAKELGISVGNLALAWILRQNNVASALVGASRPEQVTENAKASGIELSEDVLNRIEDILK
- a CDS encoding winged helix-turn-helix transcriptional regulator encodes the protein MKTAKKASSYIPKEPVHIECNIEKTLNVLGGKWAFLVIRELFCGKLRFGELQRRIPSVSPRALTSTLRHLEEQGVLEREVFPTVPVTVEYSLTPKGHDLHVICHEMKLWAARWT